A segment of the Bacillus sp. es.034 genome:
GTACAAGCTGCTTCAAAAGAGATCTCACAGCTTGATGATGTAGAGTTCGTTGAACCAGTCCAGCAGTATAAGGCTTTATCAACGGATGCTCAATATCCGTACCAATGGTCCCTTGATAACAAAGGAGACAACGGTGGGACACCAGATGCCGATATTCAATACGAAGAGCTTCAAGAACTTCTTAAGGATAAAAATCTTAAGGATACGGTCATTGCAGTAGTCGATACTGGAGTGGATCACACCCTTGCCGATCTAAGCAATGCTGTCCTGAAAGATGAAGGCTATAATTTTGTAGGCCGTAATTCGGATGCCACGGATGACCACGGCCATGGAACACATGTATCGGGCATTATCGCAGCAGAGGCGAATAATCACTATTCCATGGCAGGAATCAACCCTCATGCGAAGATACTTCCTGTTAAAGTACTTGATGCTTCAGGAAGCGGTGATACGGAACAAATCGCTTACGGAATCAAATATGCCGTCGATCACGGAGCACAGGTCATTAATTTAAGTCTTGGCGGTTCATATAGCCGTGTCATCGAGTATGCGCTGAAATATGCCCATGACCACGGTGTGACCGTCGTAGCCGCAACCGGTAATGACGGGATGGAAGGCATTTCTTACCCCGGCTCCTCAAAATATGTCGTGTCTGTCGGGGCGACGAATAATATGGATCTTGTCTCGGATTACTCAAACTTTGGAAATGGAATCGATCTTGTGGCACCTGGGACGAATATCCCAAGTCTTATGCCCGATGGAAACGTAACGTATATGAGTGGAACGTCCATGGCGACGCCTCACGTGGCGGCGGTAGCCGGTTTGCTGCTATCCCAGGATGACGGGTTGACGCCTGCTCAAGTAGAAAGGGTATTAACAAGGACAGCCCTTGATATTTCGTTCAGTGAAGAAGATAACCCGGGTGATGGTTACTACTACGAAGAGGAGTATCCATACCCTGCAGAAATGGTCCTTCCGGGATATGATACTGTATCCGGCTGGGGGAGACTGGATGCTTTAGGTACCGTGACAGGGATTGCTCAAGCGAATATTGGCACGGAACGGATCTTCGGAAGTGATCGTTATGAAACGGCCGTGAAGATTTCAAGTAAAGGCTGGGAGCAATCGGATGTAGCAGTTATCGCGACGGGACGTAACTATCCGGATGCACTAAGCGCCACACCGCTTGCTTATCACCACGATGCACCATTACTCTTAACCAATACTTCAACCCTTCCTAAGTCGGTGAAGGACGAAATGAAGCGCCTGAAAGTGAAGAAGGTGCTACTGGTTGGAGGGAAATCGGTCATTACGGCAAATGTCGAAAAAGAAGTGAAGGATTTAGGAATCAAGACGGTTTCTCGCATCAGTGGAGCCGACCGTTACGAAACGTCCGTGAAAATCGCTGAGCAATTAGGCTTCACGGATCGGGCAGTCGTGGCAACCGGCCAAAGCTTCGCAGACGCCCTTTCCATTGCCCCGATAGCGGCTAGATTGGAAATGCCGATTTTATTAACATCGAAGCACGGCACACCTGATTCTGTTCAGAGTTATATTGAAGAAAGCATGTTCGAGCAGTTCTATGTTATCGGCGGTGAATCGGCCATTCCGGAAATGGTGGCTGAAGAGTTCATGAACTATGAACGATTGAGTGGAAGTGACCGTTATGAAACGAATAGCAGCATCATCAGCTATTTCGCCGGCGAACTGAACATGACCACACCTTTCATTGCAACTGGAAAGAACTATCCGGACGCACTTGCCGGTTCTGCCCTGGCAGCAGTAGAAGGAAATCCTGTCGTTTTGACTCATCCGAAAGAGGCACAGTTTACAACGATGGATACCCTTGCTATGTTCGCTCCTGTTACGGATCAGTATTATATCCTCGGTGGGGAAGGAGCCATCTCGGATTCGGTGGTTGAATCACTCTTAGCACAATAAAATAGTAATCCTCAATTGATATCTTCATGTATCAATTGGAGGATTTTTTTTTGCTTGCATAAGCATTCTTTCGACACTATCTCCCAGGAAATAATCCATTTCCTCAAATTGTGAGATTTTTCTCAAAAAATAACAAATATAAATGGAAATATTCTAGAATTGGTATATAATAGTAATAAAGTCTCATATCTAAGAAGATTCTGATAATAGAGGCTTATGAAAAAAGGAAAAAGGATGGTGTTTGATTTGAAAGGTTTAAAAGAGATGGTTACTCGTAGGACTGTGGCAATTTGTCCAGCGTATGATGGGGTTCATCAGTCGGTCCTCCATGACTTTGATAGGAGAAAGACGCACAGTGAAAAATCCTCCATGGAAATTCTGGACGAATCCTGTATGACTTACAGGTCTACGTACGATGGAAGGATCAAAGCCGTCCGGCATGCATTTGACTACCTAAGAAAAACACCTCTTATGATCTGCCCGCAGCAATACATCTATGCGATACCCACCATGGCCCCAACCGAATTTGAATGTATGTGGCTTTTCTGTCAGCATATACAATCCACCTCTACCAGAGAAGGAAAAACCTATGTGCATTTCACAAACGGAGAACAGCTTGAAATCAACTGTTCAGAAAGTGTCATCACCAAGCAAAGGGAGAGGGCAGCCATCACCATGACCCACTTCTCCACCATCCCGTCCATCTCATCCATGAACCGCAACGAAACCGGACTCCATCTCCCTGGATTCCACTCACCCTATCACAACCTGGACGAACTCGGCGCAGATCTCTGAGGGACGGACCTCTAACTGAATATCAAATAACAGGAGTAGGAAACGTGTTCCAACTCCTATTTGTCGTTCATTGAAATAGAAAACTTCCCCACTATTCCCATCAAAAACAATGGTCTAATCTAAAATTTAATTTCATATAATACAAAATGTAATTGAAATATTATTTTAAAAACGAGTATAATAAAATTAATGAAAACGCATACAGATTTCTGGGAGGAATGACTTGTGAAAGAAGATAATGTTTTTGAATTATCAACAGAGAAGGTGAATCAGAATACGCTCGGGATCGATACAGCGAGTACCGGCGATATTCTTCACATGATGAATGAGGAAGATCAAAAGGTGGCGGAAGCAGTCCGGCTCGTCATCCCCAAAATAGAAGAAGTAGTCGATAAGGTCGTGGCATCCATCTCTCAAGGCGGAAGATTGATTTACATGGGGGCCGGCACCAGCGGAAGGCTCGGTGTCCTGGATGCGGTGGAATGCCCGCCGACGTTCAGCGTGGACAGTGACGTCGTCGTCGGGTTGATTGCAGGCGGTGAAAAGGCGTTCGTGAAGGCTGTGGAAGGAGCCGAAGATGATGAGGGGTTAGGCGTATCGGATCTGAAAGGAATCGAGCTGACTCCTAAGGACACGGTTGTCGGGATCGCAGCAAGCGGACGTACCCCTTATGTCATCGGGGGACTGAAATATGCAAGGGAGCTAGGTGCGACGGCAGTGGCTCTTTCCTGTAATACAGGCTCGAAAATTTCTGCCGAAGCGGGGCTTGCCATCGAAGTGGATGCAGGTCCCGAAGCACTGACAGGATCCACACGGTTAAAAGCGGGTACGGCTCAGAAAATGGTGCTGAATATGATTTCCACAGCAAGTATGATCAAGCTGGGAAAAGCCTACGGCAACCTGATGGTGGATGTGAATATCAGCAACTACAAGCTTGAGCAGCGGGCGATCGGCATCATCGAGAGCATCACGGGGGCTGATAAAGAAACGGCAGCAGCGACATTGAAGAAGGCGAATAACGAAGTGAAACCTTCTATTGTGATGATTACCCTCGGCTGCGGGTACGAAGAAGCGAAGAATCGCCTGGAAGATGCCAACGGATATGTCCGGCTGGCCATTGAAAAATAGTCTATTTGTATAGGGGTACCTGTCCCCTCCCATTCATAGACATTAAATGGGGGGAAGAATCAATAGAAAGAAGGAACGAAAGGGGAAGGTGAAATTGACGAATAAAGAACTGGCTGGAGTCCTGTTGGAACGGTTTGGCGGTGCTGATAATATCGCAAGCTATGAACATTGTATGACGAGATTAAGAGTGAGAGTGTACAACGAAGACCTCATTCAGATAGCAGAAATCAAAAAAACCGAGGGTGTCCTCGGGTTCGTGGAGGATGAAACATACCAGGTCATTCTTGGACCGGGTAAGGTCAATAAGGTGACGGAAGAATTCGGGAAGCTCGTTGCCTCCACAAAAGGGGATCTTGACCTGAAGGCACGTGCAGCAGAGCAAAAGGCTGACCTGAAGAAAAAGAACGCGACGCCATTCAAGCTGCTGCTAAGACGCGTGGCGAATATCTTCATTCCCCTCATCCCTGCGCTGATTGCGTCAGGGTTGATTACCGGATTCACGAAGTTCTTCGTGCAGGCAGGCTTGCTGAACGGGGAATCCCAGCTGGTCATGATGCTTTCCATCATCGGAAGTGGATTATTCGGGTATCTTGGCATTCTTGTCGGGATGAATGCGGCGAAGGAATTCGGCGGATCGGCGGCACTCGGTGGTTTAGCCGGGATTCTGATCATCAATCCCGCGATTGGTGACGTGACACTGTTCGGAGAAAATCTGCTGCCTGGACGGGGCGGGTTGATCGGAGTTTTGATTGCAGCCATCTTCATGGCGTTTGTTGAAAAGAACGTTCGAAAGGTCATTCCTCAGGCGGTCGATATCATTGTGACGCCGACGATAGCGTTACTCGTTACAGGTTTATTGACGTATACGGTATTTATGCCTGTTGGTGGTTTTATTTCAGACATTATTACAAATGGTCTTCTTTCTCTTATTGACATGGGCGGCCTTGTTGCAGGATTCGTCCTTGGCGCAACCTTCCTGCCACTCGTTGTGACAGGCTTGCATCAAGGGTTGACGCCTGTGCATTTGGAACTGATCAATACGATTGGGGACGATCCGCTATTGCCGATCCTTGCCATGGGTGGAGCCGGTCAGGTCGGGGCGGCATTTGCCATCTTCATGAAAACGAAAAAGAAGAAGCTTAAGCGGGCAATCGGCGGGGCGCTTCCTGCCGGGATGCTTGGAATCGGTGAGCCATTGATTTTCGGTGTCACCCTTCCATTAGGAAGACCGTTCCTGACGGCTTGTTTAGGAGCAGGCTTCGGTGGAGCATTCCAGGCGTACTTCGATGTGGCAACGTTCGCCATCGGGGTTTCCGGTCTGCCGTTGATCTTCTTAGTCAACGCTGGAGAAATTCTCTACTATACTCTTGGACTATTGATTGCCTATGCAGCAGGATTTGCATTGACGTACCTGTTTGGATTCAAGGATGAAATGGCGAGTGAGTTTGAATGATCGGAATTTCCGTCTATCTGTCAGATGAAGATGCCTCGGCGTCCGGTGTCAAACTCGCTTTTACCTCCCTTCATATCCAGGAAGAATCAGGCATAAGTCCTGAGCGGGTAAGGGGGCTCCTGTCCCTTTTTAAAAGGGAAGGATTCCAGGTATTTGCCGATGTGTCGAAGAAGACGCCTCCTATGCTTGGGCTTCATCACTTTGAAGAACTGAAGGAACTGGGTGTCACGTCCCTGAGACTGGACGATGGATTCACGACGGATGAAATGCTCGGGCTATCCCGTCATTTTCGGATCGCCATCAATGCCAGTACCGTTGAAGAAAAAGAACTGCAGCGGTGGATCGATTGCGGCCTGGAAACAGGAAACATGATTAGTTGGCATAATTTTTATCCGAAACCGGAAACGGGTCTGGATGAGGAGTATTTCCTGAAGCAACAAGACTTGTATGATAGGCTCGGAATTCCTGTCTATGCGTTTATACCAGGAGATGAAAAAAAGCGGGGTCCCCTCCATCTAGGGCTGCCTACACTCGAAGATCATCGCGGCCAAAGTCCTTATGTCAGCGCCGTTCAGTTGAAGCGGTGGGGTGTGACTGGAGTCTTTGTCGGCGATCCTGGGTGTTCGGGGGAACTGCTTCGAAAGCTCCATCACTTTGATCAGGAAGAGGTCATCGAGCTCTCTTACGAGGGTAGCGGTGAAATCGAAGGGGAGTATCAGCTCCGGCCGGATCCTGGTCGGGACGTACTCAGGTTGCTTGATACAAGGACGAAGGATGAGGTGCCTCCCCTTGATACAGTGGAAAGGCCGCGTGGTTCGATTACACGGGATAATGATCTGTATGGACGGTATAGTGGGGAAGTGCAGATTGTTCGGAATGACCTATTGAGAAATCCTGCTGTGAACGTGATGGGGAGAATCCGCGAAGAAGATCTTGATCTGATAGGATTATTTGAACCAGCTCAAAAGATACGCTTTAAAAGAGGGACGGACCTCATTTAGTGTCGTCCCTGTCATAAGTATTTCCATTAATGATTCATCAAATGAGAACAATAAAAAGCATGAAGAGGATGATCTTCATGCTTTTTTAAATGTCCTATGTTACTCCATAATTCCAACAGAATCAAAGCCTGCAGCCGCAGCTTCTGACTCTGCGCTGCCTTCTCCATATAAATCGACAGCAGATTGAATGATTGCTTGACGGGCAGCGCTGAAATCAGACGTAGGCGTCAAATAAACCGTCAATGCCCGGTAATAAATTTTCCCGAGCTTTTCACGTCCAATATCCTGAGCTGTCAGGTAAGCAGCATGATTGATAATCGAAGAGTTTATATGAACACCCCCATTGTCCAAAGACCGGGGAAGATCATAAAATTCATCCATATGCGAAGGATATTTGCCTTCACCATTTCCGTACTCTACATATTTTGCTCCTACTGGATACTTGCTTGGGTCACTTAAACTGCGAAGAGATTCTCTTCCGTCTGCTTTGGCAGCTGGAGCCATAATATCTTCACCGAGCTCCCAGTTCTCATCATCTATCAATGCACCGAAAATGTCTGCGTAAGCTTCATTCAGCGCACCTGATTGATAACGGTAAAGAAGATTTGCCGAATTGGAAATGACCCCATGAGTCATTTCATGGGCCGCCACGTCCAGACCGGCAGACAATGGAATCATAAATTCTCCATCCCCGTCCCCATACGTCATTTGTCGCCCGTTCCAGAAGGCGTTGTTGTAATTTGTTCCATAATGAACATAAGATACGATTGCCATACCCTTATCATCAAGGGAGTTTCTACCGTGCTCATTAAAGTAATAATCATAGACCTTCTCTGAGTTATAATGGGCATCCACAGCAGGACGATCGTAACTTGCTTTAAAGGAAGCATCCTTATTGGAGAATAATTCTCTCGAAGGGTAATCATATGTTAAGATTCCCTCCAAGTTCTCATGACTATAATCTGCCATTTGGAACCCGGTACCTGAATGCGGTTCCTTTACTTGTGAAATATGTAAAAGACGATGTTCACCTAATACCCCGGTTCCTGTCCCTGTTTGGGTTTTGATCTCATCGGCATGCATGATCCCATTATATTGGTCTATTACTTCCCCGCTTTTGGCATCCACGAACACAAACCAGTTACCAGGTTCTTCACCCAAGAAGTTTACATTCACTTTATAGGCAATATGATTTTTTCCCTCCAACGGATAAACCACAAGTTCCGATGTCGGAGTGTACTCCGTTTTTTCTGGGGCATGAACAGAGTTTTTGGCTGATTCTATTGCTTCTTTACTCGTAACGAGTGTAGCTGTATTCAGTTCATTCGTTTCCACTTGCTTATTATATGAACCATTTACGGCTATAATTTCATTGTTTTTATTATAATGAACGATGATTTCAGATCCTTCAACAGGTAGTCCATTCTTTGTTTGATGGAATCGGACATGAGTCATTCCGAGCTCATCTTTCTTTGATTCCCTTACTTCTAAACTGAATTTGGGATTCTTTATTCCGACCTTACTTTTATGTTGATCTAAATAGTTAATGGCATCATTCGAATTAGCTGCAAGACGTGACTGCTTTTCTTTTACAAAAAGAGGGACATTGGCCTTTTCGTTCCAAACTTTTGAGGTTGTATTTATTGTGTGTTCTTGAGGTTGGACGGCAAGGGCATCACTGGACGGAAGGGCAGCGGAAAAGAGAGTGGTGGAAAGGATTATTGGTGCGATTAGTATTTTTTTCAATTTTTTTCCTCCTTTAATAGCTTACGTATAAGTATAGAGAGGAAGGAAAATAATTACATGATTCATATTTATTATCTTAAAAGTCTGAAAAAATAGGTATTTTTTGGTAGTTAACGGATGATTTTTGGGTATATCTGAGTGTTTATCTCTCTTGACTCTCCCAAATTAGCTTTTTCAAATAATAGAAATGACCTGGTTTAAGTCGAATGAACAAGAATGCTGGTTGTTTTGTGGAAAAGGAAGAGAGGGATAGAAAAAAGGTTATTTGTGTAAAAAGTAGGAGTGAAAAGATAGTGAAGAGGAAATCCTGCCTTTAGATCGAGACAGGATTTATTCATCACTGATTAACATAGTTTTTAAATTGTTTCATGGTGACAGAATGAAAGATTTGATATCTTGGAATCTCATATATGTGAGATTCAGGGGTAGCTAAAGCTTCTTCGGTAGTGAACGCCATTTTGAAACCAAGTTCTTTCAGGATATTGATAGTGTCGGGTGAATATTCTCCATAAGGATAAGCGAAGGCGAGATTCTCACCTTCTAAATGAAAGAGGCTTACCCCTAAATCTTTTTTTATTGCCTTTCGCGGCTTTGACAATAAATAAGGTGTGAGTGCGCCATTCTTTTCATGATCCCGTTTATGAAGGTTATAGGTGTGACTCTCATATTGAAATACATCGCATGCCTTTGTGAGCTCTTTAGTGCTGAAGTACTGGACATAATCCGGGGTGTATGGCTGAATGCGGTTGGAAATGGATCCGGTGATCAAGAAGCTTGCAGCTTGAAAACCATACTCTTTCAATATGGGATAGGCTTCGACATAATTATCTTTATACCCGTCGTCAAAGGTTATGACGACACTTTTCTCGGGAATCTTCATATCCCGGGATAAAAAGGAATAAAGCTCCTCCAGTGTCAATGTCACAAAACCATTTTCTTTCAGGTATTTCATTTGATTTCGGAAATTCTCCGTCGTCACGATCATCGGATTAATTTCATCATCGATGTAGTGGCGTTTTGACAGGTCTTTTTTTTCTGTAATACGGTGATACGTCAGGACGGGGATGCTTTTTGCTCCTTCTCCCTTCACAGAAAATGAACGGATCTCCTGCTCTGACCCCTTGATACAGGCATCAAGGCCAAGTTCTTTGTTTTCAGGGTAGGCACCTTTGTACTCTTTGGCCAGGAGATCATATTTGTTGATGAAGAACCCGAATCCTAGGAATATAAAGCTGACAAGAAAGAGAAATCCAAAGGCAAAAGTGACTTTCATGATAAACTGCTTCATGCCCTTTTTTCTCCCTTCCACCCTACAGATCCGGATCGCTCCAGCTTATCCCACGCCTGAGGCTTGTAGAAATAAGATAATGTCCCATACACAACAAAGGCCAGGTTAATCATTCGGTAAATAAAGATTTCAAAAGGGAGGAAGAGCAGGATGCGCCCAATATCTTTTTTTGAAAATGTAATGTTATGCAGATGACAAATATAAATCGTTGTAATGCTTTGGTACATAAAAAGGAAAACCGCCGTAAACCCGAGTAGGATCAATAAAATGAAGTTTCCCCTGTTCATCAAGAGCACAAAGGGAGTGATGATGACCGGGAAGGCGTTGAGAGTGCCGATCAGAAACTGATCCAGGAGAAAGAAGATAGAGAAACGTTTTGAAAATTTGTGAAAATAACATCTGCGATAGTGAACGAGGCAATCAATAAAGGCCTTCTGCCACCGGACCCTTTGTTTGAACATATCCCTGAATGTACTGGGGCATTCCGTATAACAGATGGCACCCGGGGCAAAGGCAATCTTCTCTTTTCGTCCGTTTTCTTCGATCCACTTATGGAGCTTTAAGGTAATATCCATATCCTCTCCGATTGTGCTCCGGAACCCTTTGATTCTAAAGAGGGTCCCCCTCCTGAAGGCTCCAAAAGCTCCAGCAATCACCGTTATGGCACCGACAGTGGCCTGAGCCCGTTTATGAAGGAAGAATGCAGTTAAATATTGGAGGAACTGGTATCTTATAATGCCGCTTACCTGAAAGGTAGGTCTTAATTGATGCAGTTCACCCGTGAATGCCTGAGCTATCATGACGTTTCCACCCGAGGCGATGACTTCCCTTTCTTGGAAAACAGCATTCATTTCTGATAAGGCATTCGTTTCCAACATACTGTCTGCATCGAGGGTAATGACAATCTCATTTTTGCTAAAATTGATTCCGGCATTGAGTGCATCTGCTTTCCCACCGTTTACCTTGTCCAGTACGAAGATGCCGGAATATTTAGCAGAACGATAGACATTGAGTATTTCCTTATGCTTCAGTCTGCTGTCTACAGGTCGATAATATGCCTTCAAATCAAGGGTTTGATTCAATACCTCGAGGGTTTGGTCTATGGACCCGTCATTGACAATGACGAGCTCGGCACCACGGTGATCCTGATGAAGAAAACCTTGTATACAATTCCCGATCACCTTGTCTTCGTTATAGGCAGGGACAATGACAGAAAAGCTGTGATTCTTAAAGACGGCCTTTTTCTTCTTTTTTTCATTCTTGAAAATAGGAATGATGATATATACGGTCTGGAACAACACAAAAGCGATGAATATAGCGAATGTGAGATAGAGAAAAAACATAGCATTTATCTCTCCTTACTGTTTGCTTGATAGACCCTTACATAGTCGATCAGAAATTCTTTTGTGGAGCTATCATTAGGATCCGGTGGACCGGGCCACGTTCCGCCAATGGCTGTATTTATATAAAGAAATAAGGGGGTGTCAGGTGAATACATTTTCGTTTCAAAAACGACTTCACCATCAAGGGTCCACGAAATGTTATCCTTCTCCCAAATCAATCCATACGTGTGAAAGTCATCAGAAAAATTGGTTTCGCTAATGTATGTTGAGTAGTCTCTCTGTTTTTCTCCATTTGAATCTGTCCAGTGAACGACAAAATAAATTTCATTCGGCACCTGTCCGATATTTTCCATGATATCAATCTCAGGAAGCCATTTTTCACTATTGGAATTTACGAGCCATAAAGCAGGGAAAATTCCAGTTCCTTCAGGGATCTTTGCCCGTATTTCCACTTTTCCGTAAGTGAATTCAAAGAGATCTTCTGTGGTGATGGCCCCGGATGTGTAGTTTCTCTCTTTGAACCGTTCTTTTTTAGATTGTATAACCAGATGTCCATCCCTGATTTTCAGATTGTCAGGAGAGTAGTATTGTAACTCTTCATTCTTATCTGAAGCCCAATCCTGCAAGTTCCACCTGCTTTTGAAATCATAGCTGTCAAAATCATCGTTCCATACTAATGACCAGGGGCTTTCTTCTTTTTCTTCTGCCGATAACGCCTTTGGGGGAAGTTCCACTTCTCTTTTCATCACTTCACTTTCCTTTGTTCCCCCTTCCGTACTTTCGAATTTTTTCTTTACGGAATCAAGAAGATCTTCTTGATTAGAACAACCCGAGACTGTGAGCATCGCCAGTAATATCCCTGCTATTAATCGAATCGTACTTCCCCCTTTTTAGAGAATAAGGATATTTCCCCTTTATTAAGAACATCTTGACGCAATCCTTGGAGAATGCATTTGTTCTGTATTGAGAACAATTGTAACAAAAAAAAATAAAGGGGTAAAGAATAAACAAGTCATTGTGAAAGTAAATTTGTTTTCCCCCATATTTAATGAGTGTTGAATGTCTTCCACTGGTCGTACTCATGGATGGCCATTCCACCAAAACCGGATTGACCGGCATACCATTTGTTCGATATCCAGTTGAGCACCGTGAAATCTCTCCATTTCATCTGCTTCATCATTGAAATCCAACCTGATCCCTTGTTTCAACGGGTTTTGTAAAGAAAAAAAGACAGGTCACGACGAAGGTGATGAAATAGGTTCGTTTCTTCACTTTCCATGCTCCTTATTTGAAAAAAGATACATTATCATGCTCTCCACCAATTTTCTTCGGCAAACATGATGATCACTATAGACTATGTAAAAACACAAGAAAAGAGCCGGTCAGACCGGCTCTTTTCTTGTGTTTTTAATGATTTGTCCTTCCTTTATTCCAAGTAGCTTGATACTGCCTGCAGGGAGCTCTAAAACAGAATGTGCCTGTTTGACGGGGGAGGTTATTTTCCAGGGCTGTAAGTCTGGCACGAGTTTGATCACTTTTTGTTCTCGATCGAGGAATGCTGCGTCAATGGGGAAGTTCATAAAGAACATATGAATGGAGTTGCAAGGAATGATCCAGAGCCCTTCTTTTTCCAGGGGGCGCCTTCTAAACATCAACCCCTTTAATCTGGAGGAAAAGCGATCGGCCTTCTTTAATGAATAGGGAATTATTTGATATAAAGTGGTTTCCTCCGAGTCTTTCATCCTATCTCTCCTTTAAAAATATAAAGATAGACCTACTATACATCAGAAAACGATTGGTTCTCAATAGCGAATTATGTCGATTTTTTTATAAGCTAAGACTATTTACATGTTCATTATAATGAACTATTATGAGTGTACGAGGTAGTTCTTAAAAAAGAACAACCGGTAAAATCTAATGGACATAAAGGGAGGAAATACAAATGGTAAACAAAATGAGGCAGTTAGTGATGGAAGAGGAAGGGCAAGGGTTGTCGGAGTATGGGTTGGTGTTAGCTGGTGTAGTGACAGTAGTTGCTGCAGCAATAGTTTTATTAAGAACAGAAATTACTGATTTATTTACAAACCTCTTACCTTAATATACTTAGTTTCTACTATTTCTCAAGCCTTATTCCCAAATGAGGCTTGAGATTAAAAACGAGGTCGATTCCATTGATTATCTATACAACTCTCAGTCTGTTATTAGGCATATCCCTAATAACAGACATCAAAAATAGAAAAATATTAAACGTTGTCACTTTACCCACTATCCTAATCGGCCTCCTATTCCATTCCATTACACAAGGATGGAATGGATTTTTTTTTAGCGGTGCGGGCTTGCTGATGGGGATCGGAACACTGCTTATTCCGTTCTTACTTGGCGGCATGGGGGCAGGGGACGTGAAGCTGATGGGTGCGGTCGGGGCCCTGATGGGACCTGTGTTCACTCTAAAAGCATTTGTTGTCGTGGCCCTTATAGGAGGTTTGATTTCTTTGATCCTGATCATGAAGAAAAATGGCCTTATGGATTCTCTTAGAAGCTTATATCTCTTCCCGGTTTTGTTATCAGGAACAAAAGGAATGATTCACTTGAAGCCTGACGCGAAATCGTCCATTGCCTTTCCTTACGGTGTCCCGATCGTCATTGGAACGTTAATGACAGTGGTTTGGGGTGTTGTCTCTTGAAAAGTGAAAAAGGCCAGTCTCTTGTGGAATTTGCGTTTGTGCTGCCGCTCCTTTTATTGCTTATCTTTGGGATTGTTGATTTTGGAAGGTACTTCCACGCTGCGTTAACGGTGGACCATGCCGGCCGTGAAGCGGCGAGGGCTGCCAGTGTAGGAAAGAGTGATGTGGTGGGGGTTGCTGTGAGGAACGGTTCGAGCATCGGTTTGAGTGCCGGGCAGGTACAGTTTTCGAAATCCACAGAGGAAGCTACCGTTCGCATCGTCTACCCGGTCACATTTATTACACCTGTTATAGGATCCCTTGTTGGAACTTTACAAGTGGAAGATACCACAGTAATGAGGATTGAATGATGATGAGCCGATTAAAATCTCTATTGATGAATGAACAGGGAAATATAGCGGTGACGG
Coding sequences within it:
- a CDS encoding MupG family TIM beta-alpha barrel fold protein; the protein is MIGISVYLSDEDASASGVKLAFTSLHIQEESGISPERVRGLLSLFKREGFQVFADVSKKTPPMLGLHHFEELKELGVTSLRLDDGFTTDEMLGLSRHFRIAINASTVEEKELQRWIDCGLETGNMISWHNFYPKPETGLDEEYFLKQQDLYDRLGIPVYAFIPGDEKKRGPLHLGLPTLEDHRGQSPYVSAVQLKRWGVTGVFVGDPGCSGELLRKLHHFDQEEVIELSYEGSGEIEGEYQLRPDPGRDVLRLLDTRTKDEVPPLDTVERPRGSITRDNDLYGRYSGEVQIVRNDLLRNPAVNVMGRIREEDLDLIGLFEPAQKIRFKRGTDLI
- a CDS encoding M4 family metallopeptidase — translated: MKKILIAPIILSTTLFSAALPSSDALAVQPQEHTINTTSKVWNEKANVPLFVKEKQSRLAANSNDAINYLDQHKSKVGIKNPKFSLEVRESKKDELGMTHVRFHQTKNGLPVEGSEIIVHYNKNNEIIAVNGSYNKQVETNELNTATLVTSKEAIESAKNSVHAPEKTEYTPTSELVVYPLEGKNHIAYKVNVNFLGEEPGNWFVFVDAKSGEVIDQYNGIMHADEIKTQTGTGTGVLGEHRLLHISQVKEPHSGTGFQMADYSHENLEGILTYDYPSRELFSNKDASFKASYDRPAVDAHYNSEKVYDYYFNEHGRNSLDDKGMAIVSYVHYGTNYNNAFWNGRQMTYGDGDGEFMIPLSAGLDVAAHEMTHGVISNSANLLYRYQSGALNEAYADIFGALIDDENWELGEDIMAPAAKADGRESLRSLSDPSKYPVGAKYVEYGNGEGKYPSHMDEFYDLPRSLDNGGVHINSSIINHAAYLTAQDIGREKLGKIYYRALTVYLTPTSDFSAARQAIIQSAVDLYGEGSAESEAAAAGFDSVGIME
- a CDS encoding polysaccharide deacetylase family protein — encoded protein: MKQFIMKVTFAFGFLFLVSFIFLGFGFFINKYDLLAKEYKGAYPENKELGLDACIKGSEQEIRSFSVKGEGAKSIPVLTYHRITEKKDLSKRHYIDDEINPMIVTTENFRNQMKYLKENGFVTLTLEELYSFLSRDMKIPEKSVVITFDDGYKDNYVEAYPILKEYGFQAASFLITGSISNRIQPYTPDYVQYFSTKELTKACDVFQYESHTYNLHKRDHEKNGALTPYLLSKPRKAIKKDLGVSLFHLEGENLAFAYPYGEYSPDTINILKELGFKMAFTTEEALATPESHIYEIPRYQIFHSVTMKQFKNYVNQ
- a CDS encoding glycosyltransferase translates to MFFLYLTFAIFIAFVLFQTVYIIIPIFKNEKKKKKAVFKNHSFSVIVPAYNEDKVIGNCIQGFLHQDHRGAELVIVNDGSIDQTLEVLNQTLDLKAYYRPVDSRLKHKEILNVYRSAKYSGIFVLDKVNGGKADALNAGINFSKNEIVITLDADSMLETNALSEMNAVFQEREVIASGGNVMIAQAFTGELHQLRPTFQVSGIIRYQFLQYLTAFFLHKRAQATVGAITVIAGAFGAFRRGTLFRIKGFRSTIGEDMDITLKLHKWIEENGRKEKIAFAPGAICYTECPSTFRDMFKQRVRWQKAFIDCLVHYRRCYFHKFSKRFSIFFLLDQFLIGTLNAFPVIITPFVLLMNRGNFILLILLGFTAVFLFMYQSITTIYICHLHNITFSKKDIGRILLFLPFEIFIYRMINLAFVVYGTLSYFYKPQAWDKLERSGSVGWKGEKRA
- a CDS encoding glycoside hydrolase family 16 protein translates to MLTVSGCSNQEDLLDSVKKKFESTEGGTKESEVMKREVELPPKALSAEEKEESPWSLVWNDDFDSYDFKSRWNLQDWASDKNEELQYYSPDNLKIRDGHLVIQSKKERFKERNYTSGAITTEDLFEFTYGKVEIRAKIPEGTGIFPALWLVNSNSEKWLPEIDIMENIGQVPNEIYFVVHWTDSNGEKQRDYSTYISETNFSDDFHTYGLIWEKDNISWTLDGEVVFETKMYSPDTPLFLYINTAIGGTWPGPPDPNDSSTKEFLIDYVRVYQANSKER
- a CDS encoding DUF192 domain-containing protein; protein product: MKDSEETTLYQIIPYSLKKADRFSSRLKGLMFRRRPLEKEGLWIIPCNSIHMFFMNFPIDAAFLDREQKVIKLVPDLQPWKITSPVKQAHSVLELPAGSIKLLGIKEGQIIKNTRKEPV